ATAGGTTTGGTGTGAGCAAGGCAAGGGGCCTAGCCCGGCACCAGTCTCATGGGGATTCAGTAAATGtcttctcctccctttctcctgaaCTTGGGAGGGCCTGGCCCATGCCCCCAGAAACTTCAGAGTCAGGGTATGAGACCGGCTGACACAGATGACAGAACCACACCACCTGAGAGCCCTTAGGAGGGACCCCTGCAGGGCACctggtggggcggggagggggggagtGCTTCCTGTAGGAGTGGTGTTCTTGGGGTCATACATGGAGGAGAGGACCCCAGCCCACAGCTCAAGGGCCCGCTGGAGGGGGCGGGTCACAGAGGAAAGTGTCTGAGCTGCCCGGGTGTTCGGAAGCCACCGTCACCACTTTAGGACTGAGgtggagactgaggcccaggcagCCAGTGGAACTGACGGGAAGCCAGGCTTTAGctaggaggagggagaaggcagCTTGAACACCCCACCTTCAGACAAAGCCAACCCCTCGTTTCCCACACCTCAGGGAAATCTGTGGGTATCGTGACCACCACGCGAGTGAACCACGCCACCCCCAGTGCCGCCTACGCCCACTCTGCTGACCGGGACTGGTACTCGGACAATGAGATGCCCCCGGAGGCCCTGAACCAGGGCTGCAAGGACATTGCCTACCAGCTCATGCACAACATCAGGGACATCGAGGCAAGTGGGGGATGTGGCCAGAACAGGGACTGGCAGGCTGAGGATGCAGGGCCTCTGGTGGGCCCGAGGCCTGAGGTGCAGGAGGCATGGGAGACGCAGCTTGGCCTGGCTACCCACACACCTGGGAGGGCGCCCAGCCCATTAGGGGATTTGCGGTTGGGCCAGGGAGGCTCTGTAGGATTTCTCTGTGGTGTCGCTGAGGGATAAACCCTTAAGCCTCCTCCACACCTCAAGAGCCAGGCGCCGGGGGATCATTCCGTAATTGGAACCTAGTGCTACACCCTCACAAcacagggaggagggggtggcagAGTGGCCACCTGAGGGGAGTACCTGCCCTGTACATGCCCACATGCACGGACAGGTACCTGTCTCATGTACTCAACCAGCAAACCCAGAGGAAAGGCGGTGTGGACGGTGATTCACACACACTCTCAACTTGAAACTTCCTGGGTCCAAATCTTTGCCCTACGGTGTGCTAGCTGCGTTACCTAGCAGGCCCTTTATGAAGTGTTGTAAAGATCTGTAAGATCTGAATAAAATAATCCCTGTAGAGTTTAGCCTAGGGCCTGACACCGAGCAAGTGCTCACCTAGTGAGTAGTATGGAGGCATGAGCCACGTGTCCTCGCCCCAAAACACGAGCTTTGAACACTGAGCAGGTTCATGTATACAGTTGAGTACACACAGCCCAGGGACCGTCCACCAGATGTTCAGATGGATCCCCACTCTCCTTTCTTAAAAGAGAACCTCTGGCTTGTTCTTTTCCAGGCTTTTGTTACCTACTGCAGGGTCTGGTAAGGGAGCAAGGAGACTTGAGCCCCCTGAGCCTAGAATGGGGGTTCATTGAGGCTCAGAGGAAGCCCCCAGGTCTTGCCTGCTCCTTGCCTCTCTTTCTAACCCCACCAGACAAACTCCCTGGCTCCCAGACCCACCCTCTGCCCCCGTGCATTCCGCCCAATTTCTAAGTGCCACCCGGCCCCTCTACCAATCCTGACTTCCCTTTTCCAAGCAATGGACTGGACACCCCTTTCAGGACAAACAGCCCTGTTGACCACTCCTAGTCAGCGTGTATTGGAGGCAAAGCCACCGTCCTGACTTTGCTTCCACTTGACTCGTGTCCTGCAGCAAGTCGCTTTgcctccttgagcctcagtttccccacctgtacaAGAACAGAGTGCCCCGCCTGCCCCCTCGCAGGGCCACTGGAGGCCGAGATGAGGTCATGGATGTGAGAACATTTGTTGTACAAGCACAGGGTATAATTATGGGACTGCTCTTCAGAGAGATTTGGCAGGAACAGCCTGAGAGAAGGACAGGAGCTTAAGGGAAGATTTCTCTAGTGGGAGTGAGGGGTGGACTGGGACCACTGGGGGATGAGTGAGGGTGAAAACGAGGAGGTGGGGCCCTGGTGAGCACTGCCTCTGCTCCCTTGACTCTCTCCTCATCCTTTTCTCTCCCATCTGTCCTGCACCACCACCGTCCTaaagcccccagcccccagactGTACATGAAACAAAAATCCTGGTGTCCGCcctgaaaataaatatcttttgctaaaaaaacaaaaaaaataaataaataaaagaaagaaagaaagaaagacacaaacCCAAACCCCAAAGCCAAACAGCAAGTCTGTTATTTGGGAGTTTAATGAGCCCGTGTGAAGTCTCTGCCGGGGCTGGAAATGAGGAGGCTCCAGGCAAGAAGATTGGGGGCTTCATTTCCACTCTGAAAATGCCAAGGGGTCAGGTTCTGTGGGAACAATGTAGGGGGGCGAGGGGCCCGTGACCCGgggccccttctcctcctccctctcacggcctgccccacccccagagctccTGGCTGGAGCTGGCAGTGAGGAACTTGCCCCCATGGAAATACTTTGATTTCCAGCTCCTCGTGCCAGTGAGAGGACCCTCCATGGAGGGTGCCAGCACCGCACTGCACAACTACATTTCTTCTTGTGCCAGTCCAGTGGCTGggtgttctttccattttataggtaaggaaactgaggctcagagaggataagtGACAGGCCCTTGGTCAAGAAGGCttagagtcaggattcaaagcCATGTCCTCTCCAGTTCCCCACAATCCAGGCTGGTCCTGGGGCACCTTCCCCACCTCGACTACCAGCCTGGACTCTCCACAGAACCTGGCTTCCCAGGAGGAAAATGGAGTGGAAGGTAGAGAAGGGGGTCTTGAAATGCCAGGCCTGGGGACAGTGGACCCGGGTCCCACCACAGCTGGGCTCTGCTCTCCCAAGGTGTCAGCCAGGGGCGGTGGCCTGGGCTGACGCCTGTGGTGACAGGAGGACACCGGTGTGGTGGTAACTGTGGGCGGCAGCTGTTATGCTCTTGGCCGCGTTTTAAAAATAGTCAGGACTTCAAACATGGACTCCCAAGGAAAACAAACAGTCCCGCGTCCCTCCGCCCGCGCAGGCAGCGTGGTGGGTAAAATTAGCCTGGCGGTGATACACAGACGTGAGCCCTGGCCTGCTGTCTGCCCAGGCTCCCAGCTGGGATGCCCCAAGACCTCCCTGGCGGAGGCCTCTGGCCTGCAGTCTCTCTGCCTCTCGTTGTGGGCAGAGGAGGCTCTTAGAGGCTTCATCCTTGGCTTTGCAGACACAGCAGGGCCAGAgttcgaatcctggctctgccccttactGGTTGTGGGACCTTGGGGGAAAGAAATCACATTTCTGCATCCATTTCTTTGTTTGGAAGCCAGGGACATAGGTTCCCTGTGGCCTTGGTGTGAAGTTAAGATAAGGTGTCTGAAATGCTTGGTGCCTGGCGCACAGCGCTCTATAGAAGGTATTGTTTTTCCACAAGGGGGAGTTATGTGTCAGGCTTCTAGAAAGCCAGGTAAGGGAGGTTATCAGTAGCTCCAGTATTTCACCCAGAAGCCCAACCACACTCCCAGGAGACTCATGATGTCATCTCTCTAAGCTGGAAAAATGGAAGttctgggagggcagggtggaCCAAACTCAGGACTCGTCAGGGTAGAGAAGCATCCACACCTTCCCCAGGTGGGTACCATGGGGCCTCAGGATGTCTTGGAACCACAGGGTACTTACTGATGGCTCTTGTCCCCTTTAAAAGGTGATCATGGGGGGCGGCCGGAAGTACATGTTCCCCAAGAATAGAACCGACGTGGAGTATGACATAGACGAGAAGGCCAGGGGCACAAGGCTGGATGGCCTAAACCTCATCGACATCTGGAAGAGCTTCAAACCGAGACACAAGGTAGCCCGTTCAGGGGCCAGATGGCTGCAGGGTGGCCTGTGGGGGGGGTGGCGCTGGTGAGCcctctctgaatctgttttctcctctaaaaTGGGGTCATAATTCTTACCTTAAAGGGCTCAAATGGTCTAGCAGATACATGaatagcacatagtaggtgatcagtCAATTCCTTCTTTTAGGGGAGGGCAACGGAAAGAGCTAGGCAGTAAGGAGGAGCGTGGGCCAAGGAACAGCCTGCATGACATTCAGTCCACctgagcccctactgtgtgcaggGTCCCTGGATGGTCATGAGGTCCAAAGGATGAATTGAGTGGTCAAAGAAACATGCAACACTGTGTGTTTGGATGGCGGGATGCCCAGGACCTGTGGGAACCCAGAGAGGACAGACCACAGGGAAGGGCTAAGAAGGCctgacggggggcggggggacagtAGAGGAGACAGTATTGGGGGGATCTTGCAGGCAGAGGTGGCAAAGCATGAGGTAGAACCCCGCCACAATGAGTTGGTTTTGGCCACGGTGGGGACAcgtgctggggaggggaggctggagcGTGGGAAGAACCCAAACTCTGGCTCCCGGGGCATCTCGGGCCTTTTAAATCTGTGCTGCTGGCcgctgggcctggggcagctggggTCTGGAAATGACTGTGGTTGGGGCTGAAGACAGTGGGGAGCAGCCTGGCAGCCACTTTGATGTCACTCTGGGGTTGGGTTTCTGAGGGTTCCAGGACTGGCCCTGGGGGAGGGCTTGTGGGATGGGGCTGGGCCAAGagtgaggtgggggcaggggccggGGAATGGCCCCCACGGGGTTGGTGGGGGGAGACTGAAATGCTTGGAACCTTTTCTATTCCTTCTGAGTCAGCTCAGGCTGGGccagagcccctccccacccaagcCAGAGAGACAGCACCCCTCCCAGTCTCAGTTTCTCTACCTGGGACATGGGACCAGAACTTAATCTTTTGTGCCCATCAGGGTGCTTACTCTGGAGCTCAGTCTAGATgccaagagggagggagagggcccGTAGCAGTGAACTGGACAAGGTATCCCTGTGAGGTCCCGGATAGGCTATCCATTCCTTGAAAATCATGCCTTAAGAGTAGGTTCGAGAGTGTCTTACCTTTACCACTGAAGAGCTATATCATCTGTGTGTGTAGGtgtcctcatctatcaaatgcgaataataatacctactttgtagggttgatgtgaggattaaatgagataacgcaCCTCAGGGAAGCAAaggagggggtgggagtgggggaatAGAGCCCCATTTTCTTAGCCTTCCCAACCCTCCTTCCTACAACAGCCCCTaaggtttgaaaaccactgatcctAGTGCCATTGCCCAGAGAAGGCAAGGGACCCCTGAGGACATGCAGCTGATTCCTGGCTGTGCCAGGGCTCCCAGTCCAGGCCCTGAATGGTGCCATCTCCAAGCATGCCAACCAGCCTCTATGCCCTGGGAGGGCAGCCCTTCCTTTATTGCCCCAATATATGGGGTCTCCAGGACAGAGCTAGGGCTTCTCTTCCTCCCTGGCTCTCCACGGCCCCCAGAACACACAGCCCATACCTCGCAGCGAGCACTCAAGGCCGCTTGTGACCTGCGCCTGCCCCTTTTTTGCCCCTAGCACTCTCACTACGTCTGGAACCGCACCGAACTCCTGGCCCTCGACCCCAACACCGTGGACTACCTCTTAGGTAAGGGGGTCCGGACCTTGGAGTGGAGGATGCCTGGCTGGGTGCCCTGGGGCCAGGGCTGTGTGATCCAGCACCTGGGGGCTAGCCCCCAGCCTGTCCCCCTCCTTAGGGACCTTTGCCCTCAGGACCTgggaggggggaagaaggggTTCTGGTTCATAGGGTTTCAGCCTGAAACTTGCTGGCTGTGCAGGGTGAATAGCCCCATTGAGCACacagggaaactgaagctcagagaagggaagcacCCTGCGGCATACCCAGGTGAGTCTGATCCCTGGCTGGAACTGGACTGACACAGAGCTCAGGCCGCAGAGCAGGGGGACCTAGAGCCCACCCTGCTGTGTGGCCAGGGAAGAAGCCAGCCAGGTTGTCTCTGCTGGCCTTGACTGGGGGttgcccctcctccccagggaGTGGGGAacaggcagggggcaggggaccCAAGGGCAACTCTAGGCTGGGTGGAATGAGACCTGAGCACCACCATGCAGACATCTGGGTCCTCTTTCCCATTGGCTGTTGTGCCCAGCAAGTGGTGGCAAAAATCTCTTGCAAACATTTCCCAAGAAGCTCAGCTCCCAAGTGCTAGGTGTGTCATTAGAGACTATGGGCTCAGAGCTGGGCGTCTGAAGGATCCCCCAGACATACACACAGCCCTTTGCTCACCTGAGTCACATGGCACAGACCTTATACCACACACGGGCTGTATAGAGCTGTGCACCCAGGGAGCATGACAGTTCCACACATGCATCTTAGAGCCAGagtgctgggttcaaatccagctcgTGACACCTGtgagctgtgcaaccttgggcaagtgatttctcctctctgtgcctcactttcctcttttataaagtaGGAGTAATgactcttctataaaatggacacGATGATAGGGTCTACCTAAGGATTgtcctgaggattaaatgagctaatacattGTGTGGCTTAGCTGTTGCTGCGTCACAAATTatccaaaacttaaaaatttaaaagaagagtaaACCTTTCTTACTTCCCACACTTTCTTTGGGTCAGCAATTTGGGAGCAGCTTAGCTCGGTCTCTCATGAGGTCGTAGTTACGTGAAGGCTTGACGAGGGCTGGCgtttccaagatggctcacttaGATGGCTAATAAGTGTGTGCAGGCTGCTGccaggaggcctcagttcttgCCACATGGATCTCTCCATAgagctgcttgagtgtcctcacaacatggtggctggcttcccccagaaaTCCATGAGTGTACAAGGCAGAAACTGCAGTGTCTTATGCCCTGGCCTGGATTCCTGCAGTATCCTATTGGATACACAGGCCGGCGTGGGAGGAGACACACACAATGGCGTGAATTCCAAGAAGCATGGCTTATGGGGCGCCATCTGGGAGGCACCTACATGTTTCCACAGGACTTAGAGTGGCACGCGGCACAGCATGAGCACTCTGTTCATTGGAGTTCTTGTTTGGCTGCACACACACTCAGGGAAGGCCCAGTGATCTGGAAGGATGGCCGTGACCAAAAATACCCATGTGGTATACGTGGAATCTTAAGGCATGGGCAAGGAATGGATCCCTCTCCTTATTTCctaagtgagaaaactgagcttgGTGAATAGAAGGGACAGTGACCCTAAATCTTCTGCTCTTTCACTGCACAGGTCATTTCCTGACCTGGAAATGACATGTAAACACACTCCCAAGCTACCTTCTCGAGTCCAAGACACTCCTCTGCCTGTGGGCCATGGTGCTATGTCCCGGGCCCTTCAAGCTTAGGGGAGGCTGATGAACTCGTATCCCAGATCTCCCACTTAGCAGCAAAGAGCAAGTGCTGgcccctgagcctcagtctcctctgtGACCCCTCTCCATGGTGTGGCTGTAAGGATGAAAGGAGGCAGCACTCCCAAAGCACCTGGCACACTTGGCGCCCCAAGAGCCATCCAGAGGAGCTTCCTTCCCCCTACTGTGCCCCCAAGTTGTGGGGGGGGGCACCTGAGACACTGCAGGTTCCTTGGGGTCCTTCTCACAGGGTCGTGAGCGCTCCCCGTCCTCGTCTTCCCCAGGTCTCTTTGAGCCGGGGGACATGCAGTACGAGCTGAACAGGAACAACATGACTGACCCTTCCCTCTCCGAAATGGTGGACGTGGCCATCAAGATCCTGAGCAAAAACCCCAAAGGCTTCTTCTTGCTGGTGGAAGGTAAGACCCCAGGACTGGTTATGGGGGCACTTCCCTGGGAGCTTCTGGGTAACAGCCCTGAGGTCAGGAGATGGGGAGACCCAGCTCTCCGAGAGAACTGTCCAGCTTGGGGATGCCAGGGGAAATTCCTTTGGGGCGGATTGGGGGAGAAGTGGATGGTGCTAAGATCCCAGCCCAACAAGATGTTCTCCTTTGAGCATGGAGATGGCACACCGGGCTTACTgacccaggaaggcttcctgaaagagGAGGCAGGCTTCTTCCTTCTGGGAGTTTCTCCCTGAGGGCATGAAGCCCCCTCAGCTTCACTCCTCCCGAAAAACAAGGCAGCAGTCCCCTGTAGACATCTGCACTCTAAACAGCTGCCTGGTGGGTCCTAGGACCCTCCTCCACATGCCCATCGGGCTGCGGGAGCCCTTGCAGCTGGATGGCGGACACCTGTTGTTACTAGGGCTGTGTGGGGCCAAGGTCAGATTCATGAATCCTATCTCTGAGAGAAGGTCCGCGGGAGGGCCTGGGATATCCTGGAGTCCCCCAGATTGGGAGAGCCAGACCCTTCGGGAAACAGCAGTGCTGTATGCCGACATTCATGGGGTTTCCCAGGACCGTTGTGAGGCCCTGGAATCTGATTCTTGGGCTCTTGTCCTCAAGCTGCCGTCCACTGGCTGTGCACCCTCTACCGGTACGTTTCTGTCAAATGAGGCCCCAAATAGTCCCGCTCTCATAGAAGGGTTATTAGCATCCATTGTGTTCAGAGACATAAAGTACTCGGAACAGGACCTGGCAGACAATACATCCTCAGTGtttctattattatcattaggATGATTGTACAACAGCTAAGTTAATAACAATAGGAAGTTTGAGGCGTGATAAAGCTCCCAGAACCACCCAAAGTTCTAACAGCCGTTGTCTTCCATGTtctacatgtacacacacacacacacacacacacacacacacacacacacacatctgtacaCATACTCTCACCACACGTACATACACGCTCAGGCCCCTCAGCCCTCCAGAGGCCAGTGGCCGCCAGCCCGGCTTGACTGCTTTCTTGCCAAACCCCGGGGTTCCCATTCAAGCACGGCGGTCTCGGTCTCGGCCTGGCCCCGAACAGGCCTCTGACGCCGAGGAACCAGCCAGGAACCAGCGGTGGTGAGCACCGACTCCCCTGGGAGCCGTTCTCTTTGTGAGCAGGGCCAGGACTGGCCCGCCAGGCCAGCTGCTCCCAGAGCCACAACAAAGGAAGGACCCACCCTGCCAGCTTGCCAGGCCAGAGTGGTGAGGCTCAGGCCCGTGGGAAGGGGGGGCGGCCAGGCGCCCAGGCTTGGGACCCTCAGAGTTGGGAGTGTCCACTGAGGCAGCATCTTTTTGTCAGAGACGGGAGGCTttccctcaggtcacacagcctgtaaCTGTAACCTTTAAGCCAGGTTCCAAGCCAAGCCCCTTGTGCTCACCTGCAGGAGGTGGCATGGGATGCAGGCTTCCACAGGCCTTTCTGGAAGCCTGCCGTGGGCCCTGCCCAGGCACTGGGGACTTTCACCACCCTTTCGGACTGTGCTTTACACCCAGAGTGGACTATTCAAAGTGGAGATGTAAAAAGAGGGCTTTAGAGTGAGTCAcacctgaattcaaatcccagcaaGTCCCACCTTGGGCACGTTACTTCCCCAGTCTCGGTTTTGCTTGCTCCACCTGGACGTGGGGCTGATTGTATCCGTCTCTGCCCAGGACTGTTGTGAAGGGAAAACAAGACATCAGCTTGTCATGGCTAGCACTAGTGGGCACTCAGGCATGTTGGttgcctccctgcctctccaaGGACTCCTATGAGCAGCTTGGGGTGGTGGAAGCAGCACAAGCTTTTCAGTCAGGCGGATCTGCTTTAAATCCTGGCTTTGAACTCTCCATGCACCATGGAGCCTTAGGTCCAGCAACTCGCCCTCTCTGAGCTGCTGTAAAGGCTGAACGGTTGTATAAAAGCCTGGTGTGGTACCTGGCACGTGGTAGCCCCTCATCAAAGAAAGGTGAACCCAGCAGTAGTGCGGCGGGCTCGGGGGTGCCaaactccttcccttccccctcaccTGAGGCCTTTGCCTTGGTGTCCCAAGGAGGCAGGATTGACCACGGACACCATGAGGGCAAGGCCAAGCAGGCGCTGCATGAGGCAGTGGAGATGGACCAGGCCATCGGGCACGCAGGCAGCATGACCTCCCTGGAAGACACGATGACCGTGGTCACTGCTGACCACTCCCATGTCTTCACTTTTGGCGGGTACACGCCCCGTGGCAACTCCATCTTTGGTAGGTGGGCCTCCATTGGGGTGGGCACGGGGCACCCCAAGGGTCTGCCCATCTGGGAGCAGGAATGGGGTGGGAGAGCCAGCAAggtcagtgcctagcacagatgGGACTCTGTGAGAAGTGGGGAGGAAAATGTACTGACTGGTGGGGGAATGCAGGATGAAGGGACAAAATGAGGTGAGTGCAGGAGTGGATGGCTGGCTCCCTGGACAATGGATGGATAGAAGAATGAGAgaggatgaatggatggatggatggatggacggactgACAAATGGAAGGGATGTGGGCACAGGGAAAACTGAGGAggatggttggttggttggaagTAAATTGGCTTTGGAAGGTGGGTTCATAGAGGTGGCTTGGGGCCCTTCAAAGGGACTGTATACTCTGATGCTCCAATGGGACCCCTGGATCAATGCCTTCCTGTGCAGGTCTCGCCCCCATGGTAAGCGACACAGACAAGAAGCCCTTCACTTCCATCCTGTATGGCAACGGACCTGGCTACAAGGTGGTGGGCGGTGAGCGAGAGAATGTCTCCATGGTGGACTACGGTAAGACCGCTAAgccccagggctgggaggggacagggcaCCCCTCGGGGATGGGCCTGAGAACACAATGTAGGCTTGTGGTCAAGGTCCAGGGATCTCAGAATAGCCAGGACTGAGTCAGAACAATCCCAATTTGAATCTCCTCCTACAGTTTCGTAGCTCTGGGACTTGGGGCACATAACTTCACctttctcagcttcagtttcctccacAAAAGGGTTCTACCTCCCAAGGTTGTCTGAAAGACTAAATAGGTCTGATGAGCTTAGCATGGAGCCTGGCACATGTAGGTACTTGCTATATTACACTGTCGTTTTTActggctgtataatattc
The Rhinolophus ferrumequinum isolate MPI-CBG mRhiFer1 chromosome 9, mRhiFer1_v1.p, whole genome shotgun sequence genome window above contains:
- the ALPL gene encoding alkaline phosphatase, tissue-nonspecific isozyme, coding for MISPLLVLAIGTCLTTSLVPEKEKDPKYWRDQAQQTLKYALRLQNLNTNVAKNVIMFLGDGMGVSTVTAARILKGQLHHSPGEETRLEMDKFPYVALSKTYNTNAQVPDSAGTATAYLCGVKANEGTVGVSAATQRSYCNTTQGNEVTSILRWAKDAGKSVGIVTTTRVNHATPSAAYAHSADRDWYSDNEMPPEALNQGCKDIAYQLMHNIRDIEVIMGGGRKYMFPKNRTDVEYDIDEKARGTRLDGLNLIDIWKSFKPRHKHSHYVWNRTELLALDPNTVDYLLGLFEPGDMQYELNRNNMTDPSLSEMVDVAIKILSKNPKGFFLLVEGGRIDHGHHEGKAKQALHEAVEMDQAIGHAGSMTSLEDTMTVVTADHSHVFTFGGYTPRGNSIFGLAPMVSDTDKKPFTSILYGNGPGYKVVGGERENVSMVDYAHNNYQAQSAVPLRHETHGGEDVAVFAKGPMAHLLHGVHEQNYIPHVMAYAACIGANRDHCASASSSGSPSPGPLLLLLALLPLGILF